The Osmerus mordax isolate fOsmMor3 chromosome 28, fOsmMor3.pri, whole genome shotgun sequence genome segment ACCATGCTGGTATTCAAACAACATTGTTACATGTAAAACAATGGTTTTAGTGGTACAATCATACCTTGGAAAGTACTCCTCTTTGATGAGCAGTAGAAGCTTCCAGAACTGCCCCTGGTACTGCTTCATCAGCGCATTCCCACAGACCTGAGGTGGAGCAGGAAGGAAGGCCAAAAAGATCATTTGGCTTGCCTTGAAATACAGGACATAGAAGCGGTAGACAAACAGACCAATGACTGGTCTCACCTcgaggaagtcaaacagcagcGTTGCCGTGACGTCCGCCAGGGGCTCCATGTTCAGCATCTGAGCCAGCCAGCGCCACCCATGGTTCAGTCCATGTGGACCAGGCTAAGGGGAAGGAATTCCAGGACAATAATGAGGAATGTAACCGGCAAATCTCCCCTCCCAAGACAAACACAAGGTGGATAAAGGCCGTGTGTAACGAGGCAGCGAGCGTTCGTACCCCCTGTTTGGAGCCATAGGGCCACCTCAGCTGGATGATGGCAGCGTAGAGCCGGATCATTCCGGACATCCTCTTCAGGAAGCAGTCCTGGCCCTCCACCCCAGAGTCATCCACCCTGTAGCCCATGATCCTGGAGGGGGCACAGGAAGGAGGACATGCTCACGGAAGGGCTGCTTATCTTTGTGTCTGGAATAGGACTCTCACTAATCAGGTATTCAAGTTGTTACACAGTGTTGTACTGACCTCTGATAATCCGGAATAGATGTTCCATCCTTCAAGGGAGGGAAGTGGGGCACAGCGTAAGGACATTTTTTGTGTAAGTGGGCAAGGAAGAGATCTCCCACTTGGGGGTGTAGCTCCCACACTCCGGAGGCCACCACAGCGATGGGGAAGGCAGCTTCGTGATGGgacgccacctcctcctctccttgtttcTAGAAACAATCCATCGGCACAAACAAATCAAAAACTGTATTCTTTATTTCAATTCTGGAACGATAAAACCAAGTTATGTTATTTACGGCATCGGTGGGGACCATGGGGGTCCATGTGCCACGCGGACTCACCACAAACTTCTCAGCTAATTTGTAGCTAACAAAGTCTAAGCCCTTGggatgctgggatgtggagacaGACTTTCCTCCCGACACCACCGACTTCCCAGACAGCAGCTTGTCGATCTTATCAAAGATCTCCTTGAGCTGGGATCCTTCACGGACGACAAGCACAACACGTTTCATAGGACACACGTTTAGGGCATCATAGGACACGCATATCCCGCCAACAGACTCTGTTGACCCATACCTGAGATGCTGGAAATCTGGTTGACAGGGATGGTAGCCGCTTTCTGTAACTCCATTCTCAGTTTCTTTGTCTGAGCACAGACAAGGGAATCAGACATCAGCATGTATTATGGTTTTAATCTAAATGAAAAATTTACAATGCAGAGCAGCCGGAATCCTACATAAAAAGGTAAACATCCTACCTGGAGATCTTTGGGATCGTTGAGGTCTCCAAGTGACTGGACACACTGGTTAGCAGAGTCCTGTAGCCCCTGGTACCATTTCAGGGTGCTTTTCTCAGCTTTAGTCTGCAGACCTGTCGAACAAGGAAAGCTGAAGCTCAACTGTTCCCAAGCCCATCAAAACCGTTCGCACACGAGCCTGGCATAACCAAACgaaaccctctctcctcacccttttTTCGCGCCTTCTCCTTCGCCGTTACGGCCGCgctcttcttctgctcctcctgctgcgCCTGCAGCTCCGCCCGCTTCctgcgctcctcctcttcctccacgtccttcttcctcttctcctgggCCTGGGACGCCTCCTCCTGCTTCAGCCTGATCAGGGACCTCATCTCATGGAGAGCGCGCTCGGCCACGGTCATGTCCTCCATGCTGGGGAACGCCCcctgcacatgcacagacacacacaccgcttcTAATGAGACATCCTGTTGTTTGTTCGACATGCTAACAATGACCTATCAGGACAATGCAGAACACCAGGAACAAACGCGGTCATTGTCGAGCGACGAAAGGCTTACACGGACCTCAGACGTCGCACGCACCACCTCGGACACCTGGGTGCACAGCTGGTTGCCACGGGTGATGTAGGGCATGTGGTCGGGGGCGGGGCCCGGCTGGGTGGGCGTGGACGGCTCGAGGAGGTGATTGAGCTGCAGGATCTCCTCCTGGATGGCGTTGAGGCTGCgcagcctctccctgccctccgcctgcctctgcctctccagctccacctcgCGCAGCCGCTGCTGCTCCGCCTCCCTCAGGCGCAGGTTCAGGATCTGGGGAGGTAGAAGAGCGTCAGAGGCCGTCAGAGACCACCGATGGCGTGATCTCGCCAGGGACCCGAGATCACGCCATTTCAGCGTGCAGGGGGCAGCAACTCGCGTCATACCTtggttctgtgtctgtgctccTCTTTTAACTTCTCATGTCGCCCAATGCTCTCTTGGGTACTTTagagaacaagaaaaaaaacagttatAAAAGATTATTTCCATCAAAACAAAAATGGCCATAGTaatagggtcagaggtcatgaaaTGCCcatactctctctccatcatgtcCCTCATGCTCTGGTACTCCTGCCTCTGTTTCAACTCCATGAACTCCTCGAAGCGTTTGAGCTGCTCTGACTCGCGGCTAGCGACagacgccaccaggcgctcctGCAGCTCCTGCCTCAGGTTCAGCTCCAtctgggtgagagagacactggATCAACACCTCAACAGAGAAGAACGAACGTTGCAGTTGCCTGAGATAAATCAATGACAGCGCCGTGCCACACTGAAACTTTCCCCCCTGCGGTGGTGTTAATGCCTGTTGTACCTTGGCCTTTGCTCGATGTTTCTCTTCACAGATCCGTATGCATCCTGCCATGTGGCTGGCTTtgggagacagcagagagatggtggggggaggagtAGGGCTGGAGACAGGACTGAGTTCCTGGTCAAAATCCTTCTTCTCGTCATCGATGACCTGCTGCACATTGAATCATATATATTGCACAGACAATTCACGTTGCCTAGTTGCAATTCGAAACTGTGTTCATCTCTATGTAATTTGGTGAGACGTTAGTCTCTTCCTTACCAGTTCTGTGTCCTTCACTGATGGGGGAACTTCtgatggagaagatggaggagaactAAGAACATTGACGGATGGGAAGGAGCTCGTAGATGACAGTGAGAAAGGGGCGTCATCAGCAAAGCCTGGGCTTGGGTCACGGGAAGCCGAGCCCAAGGAGCAGGTCTTCTGGAGAGGCCTGGGGCTGAACTTTTTCAAGATGAGTCCGGATAGCGGGGACAAACTTGGTGCTTCGTTACAACCAGACAAAACAT includes the following:
- the gle1 gene encoding mRNA export factor GLE1, with amino-acid sequence MPAESLRWETLEALKNSQKGKLKYSPDWPENGEDVLSGCNEAPSLSPLSGLILKKFSPRPLQKTCSLGSASRDPSPGFADDAPFSLSSTSSFPSVNVLSSPPSSPSEVPPSVKDTELQVIDDEKKDFDQELSPVSSPTPPPTISLLSPKASHMAGCIRICEEKHRAKAKMELNLRQELQERLVASVASRESEQLKRFEEFMELKQRQEYQSMRDMMERDTQESIGRHEKLKEEHRHRTKILNLRLREAEQQRLREVELERQRQAEGRERLRSLNAIQEEILQLNHLLEPSTPTQPGPAPDHMPYITRGNQLCTQVSEVVRATSEGAFPSMEDMTVAERALHEMRSLIRLKQEEASQAQEKRKKDVEEEEERRKRAELQAQQEEQKKSAAVTAKEKARKKGLQTKAEKSTLKWYQGLQDSANQCVQSLGDLNDPKDLQTKKLRMELQKAATIPVNQISSISGSQLKEIFDKIDKLLSGKSVVSGGKSVSTSQHPKGLDFVSYKLAEKFVKQGEEEVASHHEAAFPIAVVASGVWELHPQVGDLFLAHLHKKCPYAVPHFPPLKDGTSIPDYQRIMGYRVDDSGVEGQDCFLKRMSGMIRLYAAIIQLRWPYGSKQGPGPHGLNHGWRWLAQMLNMEPLADVTATLLFDFLEVCGNALMKQYQGQFWKLLLLIKEEYFPRIEAVTSTGQMGSVMRLKQFLETSLRSRQILPPKGQLSSSFWRS